In Primulina eburnea isolate SZY01 chromosome 3, ASM2296580v1, whole genome shotgun sequence, one DNA window encodes the following:
- the LOC140828637 gene encoding uncharacterized protein encodes MEKKRWRENEETPIIIAMKGHPGTGKSTIARAVAKTLRCPLIDKDHFRDGTQRIQQALMLSSPSTANSLLNDISYEAMWRVTSTQIGLGLSVVVDSPLSRRAHLDRLLDLACQNGARLIVVECRAGDEDEWRRRLEARGRVAEAEKWHKPATWGELERLLEGYGGCWDYDVGEVGKLVLDTTASVDVSEMVSIVIQFLSS; translated from the coding sequence ATGGAGAAGAAACGATGGCGGGAGAACGAAGAAACGCCGATCATCATAGCAATGAAAGGCCATCCCGGAACTGGAAAGAGCACAATCGCGCGTGCCGTTGCTAAAACTCTCAGATGCCCACTGATAGACAAAGACCATTTCCGGGACGGCACACAAAGAATCCAGCAGGCCCTGATGTTATCTTCACCCTCCACAGCCAATTCACTCCTCAACGACATATCATATGAAGCCATGTGGCGAGTGACCTCCACTCAGATTGGTTTGGGGCTCAGCGTCGTCGTCGATTCTCCTCTATCCAGGCGTGCCCACCTGGATCGGCTGTTGGATCTGGCGTGCCAGAACGGAGCTCGGCTGATTGTGGTAGAGTGCAGGGCAGGGGATGAGGATGAGTGGCGGCGACGGCTAGAGGCGAGAGGGAGAGTTGCAGAAGCAGAAAAGTGGCATAAGCCGGCGACGTGGGGGGAACTGGAGAGATTGTTGGAGGGTTACGGTGGTTGCTGGGACTATGATGTGGGTGAGGTGGGTAAGCTGGTTTTGGATACTACGGCTTCTGTCGATGTTTCGGAGATGGTTTCTATTGTCATTCAATTTCTCAGTTCTTGA
- the LOC140825382 gene encoding VAMP-like protein YKT61, producing the protein MVKITALMVLKCSPEGLDPVILANASDLSSFGFFQRPSVREFIVFVGRTVAKRTSPGQRQSVQHEEYKVHSYNRNGLLALGFMDDHYPVRSAFSLLNQVLDEYLKNFGESWKTVQSDNAQPWPYLNEAITKFQDPAEADKLLRIQRELDETKIILHKTIDSVLERGEKLDSLVEKSSDLSAASQMFYKQAKKTNQCCTIL; encoded by the exons ATGGTGAAGATCACGGCTTTGATGGTATTGAAATGCAGCCCGGAGGGTTTAGATCCAGTTATACTGGCGAACGCGTCGGATCTAAGCAGTTTCGGTTTTTTCCAACGCCCCAGCGTTAGGGAATTTATCGTCTTTGTCGGCCGGACTGTTGCTAAGCGCACCTCGCCTGGCCAACGCCAGTCCGTGCAGCATGAAG AATACAAGGTTCATTCCTACAATAGAAATGGCTTGCTTGCATTGGGGTTTATGGATGACCATTATCCTGTACGAAGTGCATTTTCGTTGCTCAACCAG GTCTTGGATGAGTACTTAAAGAACTTTGGCGAGTCTTGGAAAACTGTGCAGTCTGATAATGCTCAACCATGGCCCTATCTAAATGAGGCGATCACCAAATTTCAG GACCCTGCTGAAGCTGACAAGCTGTTGAGAATTCAACGGGAGTTGGATGAAACCAAAATTATTCTT CACAAGACAATTGACAGTGTCTTAGAACGAGGTGAGAAGCTTGATAGTCTGGTTGAGAAGAGTTCAGATCTTAGTGCGGCTTCTCAG ATGTTTTACAAGCAAGCGAAGAAAACCAATCAATGTTGTACGATCTTATAA
- the LOC140828638 gene encoding uncharacterized protein gives MDSYGVLSFLIILKEAIQLLPKNGKLMALVFLLSVLLSLITYVAFAFSIVGLAEYMASAAKSLVPDPSSFDPSDPSSFASDPSKLQNQIDHIKQFLLVFYAVEIAFIFIFLIISFATTMATILVAAASRVGNSLSIKDLLSRIGRTWTKPFLTSIYVAMHAFGFFAIIGLFAAPVVIYPNVVTILIAVSFAIVALFFYLYFLVIWALAIVVSVVEDGCYGMVAMGKASELVKGQRLKGYMLTLPFFLLSLIMSVICQVIYRVKGPSNEVIYGLLIIVGFSCLLKILQVVAYTVFYFHCKKLHGEEPEIDIGVFKYELLPTTAK, from the coding sequence ATGGATTCTTATGGAGTTCTCAGCTTCTTGATAATCCTGAAGGAAGCAATCCAGCTTCTTCCCAAAAATGGGAAACTTATGGCATTAGTATTCTTATTGTCTGTTCTTCTGTCACTGATAACCTATGTCGCATTTGCCTTCTCCATTGTAGGATTGGCAGAGTACATGGCATCTGCTGCAAAATCATTAGTGCCCGATCCGAGCTCTTTTGACCCTTCCGACCCTAGCTCGTTTGCAAGTGACCCCTCCAAATTACAAAATCAGATTGATCACATTAAACAATTCCTACTGGTTTTCTATGCAGTCGAAATCGccttcattttcattttcttaatcatctctTTTGCCACAACCATGGCAACTATCCTAGTAGCTGCCGCGTCACGCGTCGGGAACTCGTTATCGATTAAAGATCTGCTTTCGAGGATCGGCAGAACATGGACAAAGCCGTTTCTTACAAGTATTTACGTAGCAATGCATGCGTTCGGCTTTTTCGCAATCATCGGGCTTTTTGCAGCTCCTGTGGTCATCTATCCGAACGTGGTCACGATTTTGATCGCGGTTTCTTTCGCGATAGTCGCTTTATTTTTCTACCTTTACTTCCTGGTTATTTGGGCTCTAGCCATAGTTGTTTCAGTCGTGGAAGATGGCTGTTACGGGATGGTGGCCATGGGAAAAGCTTCGGAACTTGTCAAGGGGCAAAGATTAAAGGGTTACATGCTGACTCTTCCcttttttcttctttctttgaTTATGTCAGTGATCTGTCAGGTAATATATCGGGTTAAAGGGCCTTCAAATGAAGTAATTTATGGGTTATTAATTATTGTGGGATTTTCATGTTTGCTGAAGATTTTGCAAGTTGTGGCATATACTGTGTTTTATTTTCATTGCAAGAAGCTACATGGGGAAGAGCCAGAGATAGATATTGGAGTCTTCAAGTATGAGCTGCTGCCCACAACTGCTAAGTAA
- the LOC140828636 gene encoding uncharacterized protein — MDVRGVFSFLVILKEAFKCIPKNGKLLGLVALLSFLLSVITYVAFDFSLLGLAQDTVSLAKSFLTRSSSFNASDPSWFTPSLSTPSRLQDEYDHMRQIIAITFAVEIAFPFILLIIFFFTTIATILIAAVSTTGNTLSIKDLFSRVAGTWTKPFLTSIYVSIHSLGFFPILVIFAVPVFLYPNIVTAIISIFLAIVVFLFYLYLVAIWALAIVVSVVEEGCYGMVAMGKASELAKGQRLNGYMLSLFFFLLNLIIALVYLKIPGNTIPSSSLVYVLLLEILATLVSIYQMVAYTVLYFHCKKQHGEEAEIDIGVNKYTLLPTTYPVH, encoded by the coding sequence ATGGATGTTCGTGGAGTTTTCAGTTTCTTGGTAATTCTGAAAGAAGCgttcaaatgtattcccaaaaatgGGAAACTCCTGGGATTAGTAGCCCTACTCTCCTTTCTTCTGTCGGTGATCACCTATGTCGCGTTTGACTTCTCCCTTCTTGGCCTGGCACAGGACACTGTATCTCTCGCAAAATCGTTCTTGACCCGTTCGAGCTCTTTCAACGCTTCCGATCCGAGCTGGTTTACACCTAGCTTAAGTACACCCTCCCGATTACAAGATGAGTATGATCATATGAGACAAATCATAGCAATTACTTTTGCAGTTGAAATCGCCTTCCCGTTCATTTTACTGAtcatcttcttcttcacaaCCATAGCAACAATTCTGATAGCTGCCGTGTCCACCACCGGGAACACGTTATCGATAAAAGACTTATTTTCGAGAGTCGCGGGAACATGGACAAAGCCGTTTCTTACAAGCATTTACGTTTCGATTCATTCGCTGGGCTTTTTTCCGATTCTTGTGATTTTTGCTGTTCCTGTGTTCCTGTATCCAAACATCGTCACCGCTATTATTTCGATTTTTCTCGCGATAGTCGTTTTTCTTTTCTACCTTTACTTGGTGGCTATTTGGGCGTTAGCTATAGTTGTTTCAGTCGTCGAAGAAGGTTGTTACGGGATGGTGGCAATGGGAAAAGCTTCGGAACTTGCCAAGGGGCAAAGATTAAATGGTTACATGCTGTCTCTTTTCTTCTTTCTGCTTAATCTGATAATTGCTCTGGTTTATCTAAAGATTCCTGGTAACACAATACCCTCAAGTTCATTAGTTTATGTGTTGCTTTTGGAAATATTAGCTACCTTGGTAAGTATTTATCAAATGGTGGCATATACTGTATTGTATTTCCATTGCAAGAAGCAACATGGGGAAGAGGCGGAGATAGACATTGGAGTTAACAAGTATACTTTGCTGCCCACAACGTATCCTGTTCATTGA
- the LOC140828639 gene encoding glycerophosphodiester phosphodiesterase GDPDL6-like: MIGHLLLLLLLTHTIEAQDGIGKLPPPPQRKWMTLNGNQPEIVANGGYSGFFPPSSLEAYSFAGDSSIPGTILYCDLHFTKDNDGFCVSEINLMNTTNIQDVDPTGAKVYNINGQETHGWFGLDYPAEVIFQKVGLRQNIFTRTEVYDGTPIMSPSQLVVDGDGQPLKTPPRMWLNIQCHFQYNIFYQQNKISPEKFLLERSNVLPEFISSPEIGFLKSIGPKLGEAKTKIIFQFLAEDVQEPTTKETYGSLVNKLSMIKSFASGILVPKEYIWPMNKARILQPSTNLVQDAHKLGLMVYASGFANDNYLSYNYSYDPTREYLQFIENSQFSVDGFLTDFPSTASEAIGETDAYLNIRMLQESFQFAIFLIALIISHNGASGDFPGATDLAYQKAIEDGADIIDCSVQLSKDGIAFCLDRADLMKTTTAAALYMDQSTNVPEIQSADGIFSFDLTWSEIQSLSRKLLKLDKHGSQIESSYDNDLVRNPGNKNKGKFVTLPEFLELAKRKAATGTEFDPRILLMYILFPQNAAYLASNKNLDIVDTVSTALTKASFDKQFTQKVLIQSDDSSVLLKFKNFPNYQRVLYINPSISGAPHQVAEEVKKYADAVLVHRDAIVMSSDYFALNFTSTVPAMHAANISVYVGVLKNEFQNFIMDYLSDPYVEITTMYSQKVDGFVTDYPATANSFVSTYHYIFLSEHENVT, translated from the exons ATGATAGGCCATTTACTTCTGCTTCTTTTGTTGACACATACCATTGAAGCTCAGGATGGTATTGGGAAGTTGCCTCCTCCACCTCAAAGAAAATGGATGACTCTAAATG GTAATCAACCTGAGATAGTAGCCAATGGTGGATACTCAGGATTTTTCCCTCCCTCTAGTCTCGAGGCTTATAGCTTCGCAGGCGATTCTAGCATTCCTGGAACAATTTTGTACTGCGATCTGCATTTTACAAAGGACAATGATGGCTTTTGTGTTTCTGAAATCAATCTAATGAACACAACAAATATTCAAGACGTGGATCCTACAGGAGCAAAGGTGTACAACATAAATGGACAAGAAACCCATGGATGGTTCGGCTTGGATTACCCTGCCGAAGTCATTTTCCAGAAAGTGGGCC TGCGCCAGAATATATTCACCAGAACAGAAGTATATGATGGTACACCGATCATGAGTCCTTCCCAGTTGGTAGTCGACGGGGACGGGCAGCCACTGAAAACTCCCCCAAGAATGTGGCTAAACATTCAG TGTCATTTTCAGTACAATATCTTCTATCAGCAAAATAAAATCAGTCCGGAGAAGTTTCTGCTAGAGAGATCTAATGTATTACCAGAGTTCATCTCATCTCCTGAGATAGGTTTCTTGAAGAGCATTGGACCAAAGTTGGGGGAGGCCAAAACAAAGATCATTTTCCAGTTTCTTGCAGAAGATGTTCAGGAGCCAACGACTAAAGAGACGTATGGTTCACTTGTTAACAAGCTCTCTATGATCAAATCTTTTGCATCTGGGATTCTTGTCCCAAAGGAATACATTTGGCCTATGAACAAGGCAAGAATCTTGCAGCCTTCAACAAACCTCGTACAAGATGCTCACAAGCTAGGCCTTATGGTTTATGCTTCGGGTTTTGCTAATGATAACTATTTGAGTTACAATTATAGCTACGATCCCACCAGAGAGTACCTTCAATTTATCGAAAATTCTCAGTTTTCGGTTGATGGGTTTTTGACAGATTTCCCTTCAACTGCTTCAGAAGCCATCGGTGAGACT GATGCCTACCTCAATATAAGAATGCTTCAAGAGTCATTCCAA TTTGCCATTTTCTTGATAGCTTTAATCATATCCCATAATGGAGCAAGTGGTGATTTCCCGGGAGCTACTGATCTTGCATATCAGAAGGCAATAGAAGACGGTGCTGATATAATCGACTGCTCGGTTCAGTTATCCAAAGACGGAATCGCCTTTTGCTTAGATAGAGCAGACCTTATGAAGACTACTACAGCGGCAGCACTTTACATGGACCAATCCACGAACGTACCAGAAATCCAATCAGCAGACGGAATCTTTTCTTTTGATCTCACATGGAGCGAAATTCAATCTTTAAGTCGTAAGCTTCTCAAATTAGATAAACATGGAT CTCAAATCGAGAGTTCCTACGACAACGACCTCGTTAGAAACCCTGGAAACAAGAATAAGGGGAAGTTTGTGACCCTTCCTGAGTTCTTGGAACTGGCCAAGAGGAAAGCAGCTACTGGA ACTGAATTTGATCCAAGAATCCTACTCATGTACATTCTTTTTCCTCAGAATGCCGCATATCTTGCTTCGAACAAGAATCTTGACATAGTCGACACAGTATCCACAGCCCTTACCAAGGCCTCATTCGATAAGCAATTTACTCAAAAAGTTCTGATTCAATCAGATGATAGCTCCGTTTTATTAAAATTCAAGAACTTCCCCAATTACCAAAGAGTACTTTACATCAATCCATCGATAAGTGGTGCGCCGCATCAAGTAGCAGAAGAAGTCAAGAAATACGCTGATGCAGTTTTAGTGCACAGAGATGCGATTGTTATGTCATCCGATTATTTTGCTCTCAACTTCACGAGCACCGTACCAGCAATGCACGCTGCTAATATCTCAGTATATGTCGGAGTCCTCAAGAATGAGTTCCAGAACTTTATAATGGATTACCTATCCGATCCTTATGTCGAGATAACCACTATGTATTCCCAAAAGGTCGATGGATTTGTGACAGATTATCCAGCCACTGCAAATTCATTTGTCAGTACGTATCATTACATTTTCTTGAGTGAGCACGAGAATGTAACATAG